In Deltaproteobacteria bacterium, the sequence CGCCACAAGACCCATCACCGCCCAAGCCGTTTGGGAGGGGACACTTTCAGGGTAGGGAAGAAATTTCTTTTTGACGTAGCTTTCGGGTGATTCGCTAAAACCTCCATCTTCATTCTGAATACTCTTGAGCCACTGACAGGCTTTGCGGGATTCTTTGACAAGCGGATTTTCTTTTCCCAAAGTCTCAAGCGCCGTCAACACCGTCCATGTTCCATAAATATAATTAACTCCCCAACGTCCGTACCAACCCCCAAAGTGTTCCTGTGACTTTTTCAAAAAGCGAATCGCTTTTTTGAGGATTTTTTCGTTGGGAGACATCCCTCCGGGAGACGTCCCCAGTTTCATCAGGAGCTCGATGGCTCTGCCCGTAATGTCAGGAGTAGAAGGGTCAAGACAGGCCCCGTGATCGGAGAAGGGGATTTTGTTTAGTAAATCGAGATCATTATTTTTATCGAAGGCTCCCCAACCGCCGTCATCATTTTGCATTGACAACAACCAAGCCAGTCCGCGATCCATGGCCGGTTTCTTTTCTTCTTCCGGAATGGGAAGAGTTTGGAGAGTTGTCAAAACTTCTATGGTGTCATCGACATCGGGAAAATATTCGTTTTTGAATTCAAAAGACCAACCGCCCGCAATGCCGTCCGGATTTTTAAACCGCCAGTCTCCATTTGGATTCGTGACCTCTTTGGAAAGAAGCCAGCGTCCCGCCTTCAACAATCTTTTGTCATGAGGTTTGATAAGATCCGTTTCAAGAAGCGCAACCAAAGCCCATGGGGTATCCCAGACGGGAGAGATGCAACATTGTTGGTGAATGATGGAAGAAGGACCATGGACCGTGGACCATGGACTAGGGACCTCTTCGTTGAAAAATGGAAGTGCTGGCGGGGAGTCGCCGTCATATTTTTGTTGAAAACTTTTCAGGGCTTTGAGGGCTGTTTGGATTTGGATGGAGTCATTGGGAAGTCCAAAAGCTTTGAAAGCCATGGCGCCATAGGCTAGGGCAGGGTAGATGTCCTCGGTTTTTTGCATATGTTCCCAAACCCAGTCGATGGCTTTTTCAAAGGTATAGGGCCGCCACGGTTTGAAAGGGACACGGTCGAGATATTTCAGACCTTTATCAATGACCAAAAAAAGACGTTCAATGGAAAGGGGACTTGTTTTTCGGCTCGGCGCCCATTTTCTTTGATCTGGGGGCTCTTTATAAAGTTCTTCCAGATTAATTCCGTTCAGTTTTACAACCGGTTTTTTATTTAAAATGACGAGCAGAGGGACGATGGAAGCTCTGGCCCAGCTTGAAAAATGGTAGATGTTGACCGGAGCCCAAGGAGGAAGAAGTATCATTTCCGGCGGCATGATCGGGCAAAGTTCCCACGGAATCAGACCAAAAAGTGCCAAGTGAATGCGGGTAAAAACTCGGACTTCCGTGAGCCCGCCATTTTCCAGAATGAATTTTTTTGCCTTTTGAAGGGGTTCTGCATCCGGTGAAAATCCGGCGAGCCGAAGGCTAAAGTAACAC encodes:
- a CDS encoding squalene--hopene cyclase — its product is MRINFNIDKEISPRKPLVPPPYSVPSDILNKVLKQSSNTLLNLQHPDGYWWFTLEANETIGAEFILLMHFLGEIDPAIQTGVINRILQVQREDGSWGLYHTAPGDLSATVECYFSLRLAGFSPDAEPLQKAKKFILENGGLTEVRVFTRIHLALFGLIPWELCPIMPPEMILLPPWAPVNIYHFSSWARASIVPLLVILNKKPVVKLNGINLEELYKEPPDQRKWAPSRKTSPLSIERLFLVIDKGLKYLDRVPFKPWRPYTFEKAIDWVWEHMQKTEDIYPALAYGAMAFKAFGLPNDSIQIQTALKALKSFQQKYDGDSPPALPFFNEEVPSPWSTVHGPSSIIHQQCCISPVWDTPWALVALLETDLIKPHDKRLLKAGRWLLSKEVTNPNGDWRFKNPDGIAGGWSFEFKNEYFPDVDDTIEVLTTLQTLPIPEEEKKPAMDRGLAWLLSMQNDDGGWGAFDKNNDLDLLNKIPFSDHGACLDPSTPDITGRAIELLMKLGTSPGGMSPNEKILKKAIRFLKKSQEHFGGWYGRWGVNYIYGTWTVLTALETLGKENPLVKESRKACQWLKSIQNEDGGFSESPESYVKKKFLPYPESVPSQTAWAVMGLVA